Genomic window (Pseudovibrio brasiliensis):
AGTGAAGAAGAGTGAACGTCCCCGAAGCATTGTCGGATCCAGCAGCTGTGCTAATCTCCAAGCTTTAAGCCTGCTGCGTTTTTCGAGTGCACCATGACCGATTGCTTTGTCTGTACCAAACACAAGACCCTCACATCCAACCTGATGATCAATATCGATGGATATGACGACTTCGTTGTTGCACATGCTCCGGATCGGACTGAGGACGGGTCAAACCTCATTGGAGCTTTGATCATTGAGCCGCGAACTCACGTTCAGAATTGGTCAGAGCTCAACCCTGTACAGGCAGGCAAGCTTGGCTCTCTGATTGGGCAAATCACTGGTATCCTCTATGCTCATGAGAATATTGAGCACGTCTATACGTGGGTGTTTGGTGATGCAGTTGCCCATCTCCATGTCTGGCTCATGCCCCGCTACAAAGGCACACCTAGAGAGTACTGGGGGACAAAGGTAACCGAATGGCCAGAAGCTCCGAAAGGTGGGTATTCTGAGATGGCACAGTTCATCTCCGAGTTTAAAGAGCTGATGACCGAGAGCGTCTGATCTCCAACAGAAAAACCCGGAGCTCGGCCCCGGGTTCTTTTTCTGTCTCACGCTGGAGCGTATTCCCGAAAAGTGGCTCCGGTTTTCGGATAAGAATACGCGCGCAAGCTCTGGAGTGTTAGGCAGGTGCTGTCGCACTCTCGATGACTTTGTCCGCGGCCTTGCCAGAAAGCTCGGCCAAATGGTCAAAGTTGCGGGAGAATGTGGCCACACCGGCTGTTGCAGAGCGCAGCTCCACAATGAGGTCGCTGAGCTCACTCTCTGGGATCATAGCTTCCACTTCATCCCAGCCATCCCAGTCATCA
Coding sequences:
- a CDS encoding HIT family protein, translating into MTDCFVCTKHKTLTSNLMINIDGYDDFVVAHAPDRTEDGSNLIGALIIEPRTHVQNWSELNPVQAGKLGSLIGQITGILYAHENIEHVYTWVFGDAVAHLHVWLMPRYKGTPREYWGTKVTEWPEAPKGGYSEMAQFISEFKELMTESV